Proteins encoded in a region of the Streptomyces sp. PCS3-D2 genome:
- a CDS encoding VanZ family protein produces MEADGTSVGATAIPLRLRLLSGVLLAAHLLVVGWLTLRPLDVPWAAAGNLTPLEGIRADLVLGPLEAARRIGEGIALLAPLGVLVPLVSGRLWLSRLAQWSSLVRTTAAGALVSMSIEMLQSGVPGRVVDVDSVLLNTLGVLLAHAAVVPALRARMRRSHAAYQGGTPKISRVGLGPWTDVLSAVQREY; encoded by the coding sequence ATTGAGGCCGACGGCACCTCCGTCGGCGCCACCGCGATCCCCCTCCGTCTCCGACTCCTGTCCGGGGTCCTGCTCGCCGCCCATCTCCTGGTCGTCGGCTGGCTGACCCTGCGCCCCCTCGACGTTCCGTGGGCCGCCGCCGGCAATCTGACCCCGCTGGAGGGGATCAGGGCCGACCTCGTACTCGGCCCGCTGGAGGCCGCCCGGCGGATCGGGGAGGGGATCGCGCTGCTGGCCCCGCTGGGAGTGCTGGTACCGCTCGTCAGCGGACGGCTGTGGCTCTCGCGCCTGGCCCAGTGGTCCTCCCTGGTGCGGACCACCGCCGCGGGCGCGCTGGTTTCGATGAGCATCGAGATGCTGCAGAGCGGGGTCCCGGGCCGGGTCGTCGACGTGGACTCGGTGCTGCTGAACACCCTCGGCGTGCTGCTGGCGCACGCGGCCGTCGTACCGGCGCTGCGGGCCCGGATGCGCCGCTCACACGCCGCTTATCAGGGAGGGACCCCGAAGATTTCCAGGGTCGGGCTCGGCCCCTGGACCGACGTTCTGTCAGCGGTCCAGCGGGAGTATTGA
- a CDS encoding PspC domain-containing protein, with product MSALVRPRDGRWIGGVCAGLARRFGISANTMRVIFAVSCLLPGPQFLIYIALWVLLPNEKPASTAW from the coding sequence ATGAGCGCCCTGGTCCGCCCCCGTGACGGCCGTTGGATCGGCGGAGTCTGCGCCGGACTCGCACGGCGTTTCGGCATTTCCGCGAACACGATGCGGGTCATCTTCGCCGTCTCGTGCCTGCTGCCCGGCCCGCAGTTCCTGATCTACATCGCACTGTGGGTGCTGCTGCCGAACGAGAAGCCGGCGTCGACCGCCTGGTAG
- a CDS encoding adenosine deaminase, which produces MTSETPNLPTPDQIRRSPKVLLHDHLDGGLRPGTIIELAREVGYASLPETDADKLGIWFREAADSGSLPRYLETFAHTCAVMQTKAALFRVAAECAEDLAEDGVVYAEIRYAPEQHLEAGLTLEEVVEAVNDGFREGERRAKANGHRIRVGALLTAMRHAARALEIAELANRYRDNGVVGFDIAGAEAGFPPTRHLDAFEYLKRENNHFTIHAGEAFGLPSIWQALQWCGADRLGHGVKIIDDIEVAEDGSVTLGRLASYVRDKRIPLEMCPTSNLQTAAAASYAEHPIGLLRKLHFRLTVNTDNRLMSGTSMSREFEHLVDTFGYTLDDMQWFTVNAMKSAFIPFDERLAMINEVIKPGYAELKSEWLFRQTASTSGSVSA; this is translated from the coding sequence ATGACGAGCGAGACCCCCAACCTGCCGACCCCGGATCAGATCCGCCGTTCCCCGAAGGTGCTCCTGCACGATCACCTCGACGGTGGACTGCGTCCCGGGACCATCATCGAGCTGGCCCGCGAGGTCGGCTACGCGAGCCTCCCCGAGACCGACGCCGACAAGCTCGGCATCTGGTTCCGCGAGGCCGCCGACTCCGGCTCCCTGCCGCGCTACCTGGAGACCTTCGCGCACACCTGCGCGGTCATGCAGACGAAGGCGGCTCTCTTCCGCGTCGCCGCCGAGTGCGCCGAGGACCTGGCCGAGGACGGCGTCGTGTACGCCGAGATCCGCTACGCCCCCGAGCAGCACCTGGAAGCCGGGCTGACCCTCGAAGAGGTCGTCGAGGCCGTGAACGACGGCTTCCGCGAGGGCGAGCGCCGCGCGAAGGCCAACGGCCACCGCATCCGCGTCGGCGCCCTGCTGACCGCGATGCGCCACGCGGCCCGCGCGCTGGAGATCGCGGAGCTGGCCAACCGCTACCGCGACAACGGCGTGGTCGGCTTCGACATCGCCGGCGCCGAGGCGGGGTTCCCTCCCACCCGCCACCTCGACGCCTTCGAGTACCTCAAGCGCGAGAACAACCACTTCACGATCCACGCGGGGGAGGCCTTCGGTCTGCCGTCGATCTGGCAGGCCCTGCAGTGGTGCGGCGCCGACCGCCTCGGCCACGGCGTGAAGATCATCGACGACATCGAGGTCGCCGAGGACGGTTCGGTCACGCTGGGCCGCCTGGCCAGCTACGTCCGGGACAAGCGCATCCCCCTGGAGATGTGCCCGACCTCGAACCTGCAGACGGCCGCGGCCGCCTCGTACGCCGAGCACCCGATCGGCCTGCTGCGGAAGCTGCACTTCAGGCTCACGGTCAACACCGACAACCGCCTGATGAGCGGTACCAGCATGAGCCGCGAGTTCGAGCACCTCGTGGACACCTTCGGCTACACGCTGGACGACATGCAGTGGTTCACCGTCAATGCGATGAAGTCCGCGTTCATTCCTTTCGATGAACGACTGGCCATGATCAATGAGGTCATCAAGCCTGGTTATGCGGAGCTGAAGTCGGAGTGGCTGTTCCGTCAGACCGCCTCCACCAGCGGTTCTGTCTCGGCCTAG
- a CDS encoding alpha/beta hydrolase, protein MAQHAPPARGARLGRAAGARTGSGSTESPVNGVVLLLPGASRFSPGPLRPLARALARAGGADGLVAHTVIHGGESAREEQARWAADEAVRRYGDVPVCLAGYGAGGLAALRAAGHGAVNSVLALAPCLAEGMPADSPEPVKQLSGRQVLIVHGTNDARSDPENSFRLAERAKKANRSTCRFEVHSDGHGLREHQAEVVALGVDFVLGAVFSGRYSRPVTDALAAPPPLGLRMPLASGFGRSLRG, encoded by the coding sequence ATGGCACAGCATGCGCCGCCGGCGCGCGGGGCCCGCCTGGGGCGGGCAGCCGGCGCGAGAACCGGCTCGGGTTCGACGGAAAGCCCGGTCAACGGGGTGGTGCTCCTGCTTCCCGGAGCGTCCAGATTCTCCCCCGGCCCCCTGCGTCCGCTCGCGCGGGCGCTGGCCCGGGCCGGTGGTGCCGACGGCCTGGTCGCGCACACCGTCATCCACGGCGGGGAGTCGGCGCGGGAGGAGCAGGCACGCTGGGCGGCGGATGAGGCGGTGCGGCGGTACGGGGACGTGCCCGTGTGCCTGGCCGGCTACGGCGCCGGCGGCCTGGCCGCGCTGCGGGCGGCGGGGCACGGGGCGGTCAACTCGGTTCTGGCACTGGCCCCTTGCCTGGCCGAGGGAATGCCTGCGGACTCGCCCGAACCGGTGAAACAGCTGTCGGGGCGGCAGGTCCTGATCGTGCACGGCACCAACGACGCCCGCAGCGACCCGGAGAACTCCTTCCGGCTGGCGGAGCGGGCGAAGAAGGCGAACCGCTCGACCTGCCGGTTCGAGGTGCACTCGGACGGGCACGGACTGCGCGAGCACCAGGCGGAAGTGGTGGCGCTGGGCGTGGACTTCGTCCTCGGCGCGGTCTTCTCCGGGCGGTACTCGCGCCCCGTCACGGACGCCCTGGCCGCACCGCCGCCGCTGGGCCTGCGGATGCCGCTGGCCTCCGGCTTCGGGAGGTCGCTGCGCGGATGA